One stretch of Danio rerio strain Tuebingen ecotype United States chromosome 6, GRCz12tu, whole genome shotgun sequence DNA includes these proteins:
- the psmd12 gene encoding 26S proteasome non-ATPase regulatory subunit 12 (The RefSeq protein has 1 substitution compared to this genomic sequence), whose translation MSDDRAERSDGRIVKMEVDYSATVDERLPECEKMAKDGRLQEAVESLLSLEKQTRTASDMVSTSRILVAIVQLCYEAKDWDALNENIMLLSKRRSQLKQAVAKMVQECYKYVDAMTDLSIKLRLIDTLRTVTAGKIYVEIERARLTKTLAHIKEQSGDVKEAAAILQELQVETYGSMEKKEKAEFILEQMRLCIAVKDYIRTQIISKKINTKFFQEEGTEELKLKYYNLMIQVDLHEGSYLSICKHYRAIYDTPCILEDSSKWQQALKSVVLYVILAPYDNEQSDLVHRISTDKKLEEIPKYRDLLKQFTTMELMRWSSVVEDYGKELREGSMGTPDTDVFTCTEEGEKRWKDLKNRVVEHNIRIMAKYYTSITMGRMAALLDLSVDESEEFLSNLVVNKTIYAKVDRLAGIINFQRPKDPNDLLNDWSQKLNSLMSLVNKTTHLIAKEEMIHNLQ comes from the exons ATGTCTGATGACAGAGCTGAACGATCAGATGGACGGATAGTGAAGATGGAGGTTGACTACAGTGCCACTGTAGACGAGCGCCTTCCCGAGTGTGAGAAAATGGCCAAG gATGGCAGATTACAGGAGGCAGTCGAGAGTTTGCTGTCACTAGAGAAGCAAACAAGAACT GCTTCGGATATGGTGTCTACCTCCAGGATCTTGGTGGCAATAGTTCAGTTATGCTATGAAGCCAAAGACTGGGATGCTCTGAACGAAAACATCATGCTGCTATCTAAGAGAAGAAGCCAGCTGAAGCAG GCTGTTGCAAAGATGGTACAGGAATGTTACAAGTATGTTGATGCGATGACTGACTTGTCAATCAAACTACGTCTCATCGACACACTTCGCACAGTCACTGCTGGAAAG ATATATGTGGAGATTGAACGTGCCAGACTGACTAAAACACTGGCCCATATCAAAGAGCAAAGTGGAGATGTGAAAGAAGCCGCAGCCATTCTGCAGGAGTTGCAG GTGGAGACATACGGATCAATGGAGAAGAAAGAGAAGGCTGAGTTCATTCTGGAGCAGATGAGGCTGTGTATTGCTGTCAAGGACTACATACGCACACAGATCATTAGCAAAAAAATCAACACGAAGTTCTTCCAGGAGGAAGGCACTGAG GAATTGAAATTGAAGTATTATAATCTGATGATTCAAGTTGATCTGCATGAGGGCTCCTACCTGTCCATATGTAAACACTACAGAGCTATATATGACACTCCTTGTATTCTGGAAGACTCGTCCAAATGGCAGCAG GCTCTGAAGAGTGTTGTGCTCTATGTGATTTTGGCGCCGTATGACAATGAACAGTCTGATTTGGTTCATAGAATCAGCACTGACAAGAAACTGGAGGAAATACCCAAATACAG GGATCTCCTAAAACAGTTCACCACCATGGAGCTGATGCGCTGGTCATCTGTAGTGGAGGATTATGGCAAGGAACTGAGGGAGGGTTCCATGGGAACTCCAGACACTGATGTCTTCACCTGCACAGAAGAGGGGGATAAGAGATGGAAAGATCTGAAAAACAGAGTGGTAGAACAT AACATCAGAATAATGGCAAAGTATTACACAAGCATCACCATGGGGAGAATGGCAGCACTGCTCGACCTCTCTGTTGAT GAATCAGAGGAGTTCTTATCAAACCTGGTTGTCAACAAGACCATCTATGCGAAAGTGGACCGCCTCGCTGGCATCATAAATTTCCAGCGGCCGAAAGACCCTAACGATCTTCTGAATGACTGGTCTCAAAAATTGAACTCTCTCATGTCTCTGGTCAACAAAACCACTCATCTCATTGCCAAAGAAGAGATGATCCACAACCTCCAGTAG